From the genome of Streptomyces sp. NBC_01317, one region includes:
- a CDS encoding pirin family protein yields the protein MRVVRAEERYRGGDPSAGIESWHALSFGRFYDPDNLRFGAVLACNEERLTPGAGFDEHPHSHTEIVTWVAEGELTHRDSAGHATVVRAGDVQRLSAAGGVRHVERNDAELPLVFVQMWLAPLEPGGEPGYEIVRGIADSTPYALPQAGAMLHVRRLREDERAAVPDAAFVYVHVVRGRVRLDGEELGPGDSARITDAEGLDVTGGPAEVLLWEMSGRF from the coding sequence ATGCGAGTCGTGCGCGCAGAGGAGCGTTACCGGGGCGGCGATCCCTCCGCCGGTATCGAATCCTGGCACGCCCTGTCCTTCGGACGGTTCTACGACCCGGACAATCTGCGCTTCGGCGCGGTGCTCGCCTGCAACGAGGAACGGCTCACGCCGGGCGCCGGTTTTGACGAACACCCGCACAGCCACACGGAGATCGTCACCTGGGTCGCGGAGGGCGAGCTGACCCATCGCGACTCGGCGGGTCACGCCACGGTGGTCAGGGCCGGGGACGTCCAGCGGCTCAGCGCGGCGGGCGGGGTACGCCACGTGGAGCGCAACGACGCTGAACTGCCCCTGGTGTTCGTGCAGATGTGGCTCGCGCCGCTGGAGCCGGGCGGGGAGCCCGGGTACGAGATCGTGCGCGGCATCGCCGACTCCACGCCGTACGCCCTGCCGCAGGCCGGGGCGATGCTGCACGTGCGCCGGCTGCGGGAGGACGAGCGCGCGGCCGTACCGGACGCGGCGTTCGTGTACGTCCATGTCGTACGCGGCCGGGTCCGGCTGGACGGCGAGGAGTTGGGACCGGGGGACTCGGCGCGGATCACGGACGCGGAGGGCCTGGACGTGACGGGCGGACCGGCGGAGGTCCTGTTGTGGGAGATGTCGGGCCGGTTCTAG
- the fabF gene encoding beta-ketoacyl-ACP synthase II, whose product MSSTNRTVVVTGIGATTPLGGDSASTWEGLLAGRSGVKPLEGERFAGLPVRIAAVAAVDPGDVLPRPLARRLDRSAQFALIAAREAWADAGFTARAGDDTSVDPDRLGTVIASGIGGVTTLLDQYDILKEKGERRVSPHTVPMLMPNSPAANVSLEVGAQAGVHTPVSACASGAEAVGYAVEMIRSGRADIVVAGGTEAAIHPLPIAAFTNMMAMSKKNDDPAGASRPYDTGRDGFVLGEGAGIVVLESAEHAARRGARVYCELLGQGISSDAHHIAQPEPTGRGIAKALENLLASTDLKASEVMHLNAHATSTPQGDVAEIKALRRVLGDELDHVAVSATKSMTGHLLGGAGGIETVATVLALYHRTAPPTINLTDQDEEVDADIVKGEPRALPGGTISAINNSFGFGGHNVVLALRTV is encoded by the coding sequence GTGAGCTCGACCAATCGCACCGTGGTCGTCACCGGTATCGGCGCAACCACACCGCTGGGTGGCGACAGCGCATCGACCTGGGAAGGTCTGCTCGCCGGCCGCTCCGGGGTGAAGCCCCTGGAGGGCGAGCGCTTCGCCGGTCTGCCGGTCCGTATCGCCGCCGTCGCGGCGGTCGACCCGGGCGATGTACTTCCCCGTCCGCTCGCCCGCAGGCTGGACCGCTCGGCGCAGTTCGCGCTGATCGCGGCCCGCGAGGCGTGGGCGGACGCGGGTTTCACCGCTCGCGCCGGTGACGACACCTCCGTCGACCCCGACCGCCTCGGGACCGTGATCGCCTCCGGCATCGGTGGCGTCACGACCCTGCTCGACCAGTACGACATCCTCAAGGAGAAGGGCGAACGCCGCGTCTCCCCGCACACCGTGCCGATGCTGATGCCCAACAGCCCGGCCGCCAACGTCAGTCTGGAGGTGGGCGCCCAGGCGGGCGTGCACACCCCCGTCTCGGCCTGCGCCTCGGGCGCCGAGGCCGTCGGCTACGCGGTGGAGATGATCCGCAGCGGCCGGGCCGACATCGTGGTCGCCGGTGGTACGGAAGCGGCCATCCACCCGCTGCCCATCGCCGCGTTCACGAACATGATGGCGATGTCGAAGAAGAACGACGACCCGGCCGGCGCCTCCCGTCCGTACGACACGGGCCGCGACGGCTTCGTCCTCGGCGAGGGCGCCGGCATCGTCGTACTGGAGTCCGCCGAGCACGCGGCCCGGCGGGGCGCGCGGGTCTACTGCGAACTGCTGGGCCAGGGCATCTCGTCGGACGCGCACCACATCGCGCAGCCCGAGCCGACCGGCCGGGGCATCGCGAAGGCGCTGGAGAACCTGCTGGCGTCGACGGACCTCAAGGCGTCCGAGGTCATGCACCTCAACGCGCACGCCACGTCCACCCCGCAGGGCGACGTCGCCGAGATCAAGGCGCTGCGCCGGGTGCTGGGCGACGAGCTGGACCATGTCGCCGTGTCCGCGACGAAGTCGATGACCGGCCACCTGCTGGGCGGCGCGGGCGGTATCGAGACGGTCGCCACCGTGCTGGCGCTGTACCACCGCACGGCCCCTCCGACGATCAACCTGACCGACCAGGACGAGGAGGTCGACGCGGACATCGTCAAGGGCGAGCCGCGCGCGCTCCCCGGCGGGACGATCTCCGCGATCAACAACTCGTTCGGCTTCGGCGGCCACAACGTGGTCCTGGCGCTGCGTACGGTCTGA
- a CDS encoding acyl carrier protein, producing the protein MAATLEEIVEGLAEIVNEIAGIPTEDVQLDKSFTDDLDVDSLSMVEVVVAAEERFDVKIPDDDVKNLKTVGDAANYILKHQD; encoded by the coding sequence ATGGCCGCCACGCTGGAAGAAATCGTCGAAGGTCTCGCCGAGATCGTGAACGAGATCGCCGGTATCCCGACCGAGGACGTCCAGTTGGACAAGTCCTTCACCGACGACCTCGACGTCGACTCGCTGTCCATGGTCGAGGTCGTCGTCGCCGCCGAAGAGCGCTTCGACGTGAAGATCCCGGACGACGACGTCAAGAACCTGAAGACGGTCGGCGACGCCGCGAACTACATCCTCAAGCACCAGGACTGA
- a CDS encoding PucR family transcriptional regulator → MPEPANVAHSHPATLRRLEQSAGRLAANAIARMDATLPWYRAMPPENRSWIGLVAQAGIAAFTEWFRHPETPQAISTDVFGTAPRELTRAITLRQTVEMVRTTIEVMETAIEEVAAPGDESVLREALLVYAREIAFATAQVYAQAAEARGAWDARLESLVVNAVLSGEADEGAVSRAAALGWNSPEHVCVLLGTAPDGDSELTVEAIRRAARHAKLQVLTGVLGDRLVVIAGGSDNPLQVAKALIGPYAAGPVVAGPVAPDLLAATKSAQAAAAGLKACFAWQDAPRPVLADDLLPERAIASDPAARDQLVEEIYRPLEEAGSALLETLSVYLEQASSLEGAARMLFVHPNTVRYRLRRVTDVTGWSPSDVRSAFTLRIALILGRLAERDAQS, encoded by the coding sequence GTGCCTGAACCAGCGAACGTAGCCCACTCCCACCCCGCGACACTGCGCCGCCTGGAGCAGTCTGCCGGGCGGCTCGCCGCGAACGCCATCGCGCGCATGGACGCGACGCTGCCGTGGTACCGCGCGATGCCGCCGGAGAACCGTTCGTGGATCGGGCTGGTCGCGCAGGCGGGCATCGCCGCCTTCACCGAGTGGTTCCGCCACCCGGAGACCCCGCAGGCCATCTCCACGGACGTCTTCGGTACGGCTCCGAGGGAGCTGACCCGGGCGATCACCCTGCGCCAGACCGTCGAGATGGTACGGACGACCATCGAGGTCATGGAGACGGCGATCGAGGAGGTCGCCGCCCCCGGCGACGAGTCGGTGCTGCGGGAGGCCCTGCTCGTCTACGCGCGCGAGATCGCCTTCGCCACCGCACAGGTGTACGCGCAGGCCGCCGAGGCCCGGGGGGCCTGGGACGCGCGGCTCGAATCCCTCGTCGTCAACGCGGTCCTCTCCGGGGAGGCCGACGAGGGCGCGGTCTCCCGGGCGGCGGCGCTCGGCTGGAACTCCCCCGAACACGTCTGCGTCCTGCTCGGCACGGCCCCGGACGGGGACAGCGAGCTGACCGTCGAGGCGATCCGCCGGGCCGCCCGGCACGCCAAGCTCCAGGTCCTCACCGGGGTGCTCGGCGACCGGCTCGTGGTGATCGCCGGCGGCAGCGACAACCCGCTCCAGGTCGCCAAGGCCCTGATCGGGCCGTACGCGGCGGGACCCGTCGTGGCGGGCCCGGTGGCGCCCGATCTGCTGGCCGCGACGAAGTCCGCGCAGGCCGCCGCCGCCGGGCTCAAGGCCTGTTTCGCCTGGCAGGACGCCCCCCGCCCGGTCCTCGCCGACGATCTGCTGCCGGAGCGCGCGATCGCCTCCGACCCGGCCGCGCGGGACCAGCTGGTGGAGGAGATCTACAGACCGCTGGAGGAGGCGGGCTCCGCGCTGCTGGAGACTCTGAGTGTCTATCTGGAACAGGCGAGTAGCCTGGAGGGCGCCGCCAGGATGCTCTTCGTCCACCCCAACACCGTGCGCTACCGGCTTCGACGAGTGACTGACGTCACCGGATGGTCACCCTCCGATGTACGGTCCGCGTTCACGCTCCGGATCGCCCTCATCCTCGGGCGCTTGGCCGAGCGGGACGCCCAGTCCTAG
- a CDS encoding ACP S-malonyltransferase → MLVLVAPGQGAQTPGFLSPWLDLPGAEDRLRAWSAAIDLDLVHYGTKADADEIRDTAVAQPLLVASALLSARQLFPVTGDLARDVGAVAGHSVGELAATALAGVLTDEAAIRLVRTRGLAMADAAAVTRTGMSALLGGDPDTTVAHLETLGLTPANVNGSGQIVAAGTLEQLAALEANPPEGVRRVVALKVAGAFHTHHMAPASSALEEAARALDPADPAVPYVSNKDGRAVATGADVLTRLIGQVASPVRWDRCMETFQERGVTALIELCPGGTLTGLAKRALPGVKTLALKTPDDLDAARTLIAEHSSTAD, encoded by the coding sequence GTGCTCGTACTCGTCGCTCCCGGCCAAGGCGCTCAGACGCCCGGCTTCCTGTCTCCCTGGCTCGATCTGCCCGGCGCCGAAGACCGGCTGCGGGCCTGGTCGGCCGCCATCGACCTGGACCTCGTCCACTACGGCACGAAGGCCGACGCGGACGAGATCCGCGACACGGCCGTCGCCCAGCCGCTGCTGGTGGCCTCCGCGCTGCTGTCGGCCCGTCAACTCTTCCCCGTCACCGGCGACCTGGCGCGTGACGTCGGCGCGGTGGCCGGTCACAGCGTCGGCGAGCTGGCGGCCACCGCGCTCGCCGGTGTCCTCACCGACGAGGCGGCCATCAGGCTCGTGCGCACCCGCGGCCTGGCCATGGCCGACGCCGCGGCCGTCACCAGGACGGGGATGTCCGCCCTGCTCGGCGGGGACCCCGACACCACCGTGGCGCACCTGGAGACACTCGGGCTGACGCCCGCGAACGTGAACGGGTCCGGCCAGATCGTGGCCGCGGGCACGCTGGAACAGCTCGCGGCGCTGGAGGCGAACCCTCCGGAGGGTGTACGGCGTGTCGTGGCGCTCAAGGTGGCCGGGGCGTTCCACACGCACCACATGGCCCCGGCGTCCTCGGCGCTCGAAGAGGCCGCCCGCGCGCTCGACCCGGCGGACCCGGCCGTACCGTACGTCTCGAACAAGGACGGTCGGGCCGTCGCCACCGGCGCCGACGTACTGACCCGTCTGATCGGCCAGGTGGCCAGCCCGGTCCGCTGGGACCGGTGCATGGAGACCTTCCAGGAGCGGGGCGTCACCGCGCTGATCGAGCTCTGCCCCGGGGGTACCCTGACCGGTCTCGCCAAGCGCGCCCTGCCCGGCGTGAAGACCTTGGCCCTGAAGACCCCCGACGATCTCGACGCGGCCCGCACCCTGATCGCCGAGCACTCCTCCACGGCTGACTAA
- a CDS encoding ketoacyl-ACP synthase III, translated as MSKIKPSKGAPYARIMGVGGYRPTRVVPNEVILETIDSSDEWIRSRSGITSRHWASPEETVAAMSIEASGKAIADAGLTPEQIGGVIVATVSHFKQTPAIATEIADAIGAGKPAAFDISAGCAGFGYALTLAKGMVVEGSAEYVLVIGVERLSDLTDLEDRATAFLFGDGAGAVIVGPAKEPMIGPTIWGSEGDKSDTIKQTVSWEEYRHGTVEKFPAITQEGQAVFRWAVFEMAKVAQQALDAAGITSAELDVFIPHQANMRIIDSMVKTLKLPDSVTVARDVETTGNTSAASIPLAMERLLATGQAKSGDTALVIGFGAGLVYAATVVTLP; from the coding sequence ATGTCGAAGATCAAGCCCAGCAAGGGTGCTCCGTACGCACGCATCATGGGCGTCGGCGGCTACCGCCCGACCCGGGTCGTGCCCAACGAGGTGATCCTCGAGACGATCGACTCGTCCGACGAGTGGATCCGCTCCCGCTCCGGAATCACGAGCCGCCACTGGGCCTCCCCCGAGGAGACCGTGGCCGCGATGTCCATCGAGGCGTCCGGCAAGGCCATCGCCGACGCCGGGCTCACGCCCGAGCAGATCGGCGGGGTGATCGTCGCCACCGTCTCGCACTTCAAGCAGACCCCGGCCATCGCCACGGAGATCGCCGACGCGATCGGCGCGGGCAAGCCCGCCGCGTTCGACATCTCCGCGGGCTGCGCCGGCTTCGGCTACGCGCTGACCCTCGCCAAGGGCATGGTTGTCGAGGGTTCGGCCGAGTACGTCCTCGTCATCGGCGTGGAGCGGCTCTCCGACCTGACCGACCTGGAGGACCGTGCGACGGCCTTCCTGTTCGGCGACGGGGCCGGCGCCGTGATCGTGGGCCCCGCGAAGGAACCCATGATCGGCCCCACGATCTGGGGCTCCGAGGGCGACAAGTCCGACACCATCAAGCAGACCGTGTCGTGGGAGGAGTACCGCCACGGCACGGTGGAGAAGTTCCCCGCCATCACGCAGGAGGGCCAGGCGGTCTTCCGCTGGGCCGTCTTCGAGATGGCGAAGGTCGCCCAGCAGGCCCTCGACGCGGCGGGCATCACCTCCGCCGAACTGGACGTCTTCATCCCGCACCAGGCGAACATGCGGATCATCGACTCGATGGTGAAGACTCTCAAGCTGCCGGACAGCGTCACGGTCGCGCGTGACGTGGAGACCACCGGCAACACCTCGGCCGCCTCGATCCCGCTCGCGATGGAGCGGCTCCTGGCGACCGGACAGGCGAAGAGCGGCGACACGGCGCTCGTCATCGGCTTCGGGGCGGGTCTCGTGTACGCCGCTACGGTCGTTACCCTCCCCTAG